A genomic segment from Micromonospora echinaurantiaca encodes:
- a CDS encoding spermidine synthase produces MDRAADRLELVADPARPGGRTLLAAGVEQSYVDVTDPRHLHFEYVRRMAAVADLAAPAARPLEVLHLGGGALTLPRYLAATRPGSAQLVVERDPAVVELVTRELPALPPQVRIEVADARAALADAPTGRYDLVLADIYRAARMPGHVTTVEFAAEAARVLRPEGIYLVNVTDLPPLVFARVQVATLRAAFADVCLVADRRMLRGRRYGNLVLAAARRPGRLPVGRLAVVALRDPVPGGVLHGPALDTFVAGARPATDAALA; encoded by the coding sequence ATGGACCGCGCCGCCGACCGGTTGGAGCTGGTCGCCGACCCGGCCCGCCCCGGCGGGCGTACGCTGCTGGCCGCCGGCGTCGAGCAGTCGTACGTGGACGTCACCGACCCGCGCCACCTGCACTTCGAGTACGTGCGGCGGATGGCGGCGGTGGCGGACCTGGCGGCGCCGGCCGCCCGCCCGCTGGAGGTGCTGCACCTCGGGGGCGGGGCGCTGACCCTCCCGCGCTACCTGGCCGCCACCCGGCCCGGCTCGGCGCAGCTGGTCGTCGAGCGGGATCCCGCGGTGGTCGAGCTGGTGACCCGGGAGCTGCCGGCGCTCCCGCCGCAGGTGCGGATCGAGGTCGCCGACGCCCGCGCGGCGCTGGCCGACGCCCCGACCGGGCGGTACGACCTGGTGCTGGCCGACATCTACCGGGCGGCCCGGATGCCCGGGCACGTGACCACCGTCGAGTTCGCCGCCGAGGCGGCCCGCGTCCTGCGACCCGAGGGCATCTACCTGGTCAACGTGACCGACCTGCCGCCGCTGGTCTTCGCCCGGGTCCAGGTGGCCACCCTGCGGGCCGCCTTCGCCGACGTCTGTCTGGTCGCCGACCGGCGGATGCTGCGCGGCCGGCGCTACGGCAACCTGGTGCTGGCCGCCGCCCGGCGACCCGGCCGGCTGCCGGTGGGGCGGCTGGCGGTGGTCGCCCTCCGGGACCCGGTGCCCGGCGGCGTGCTGCACGGCCCGGCCCTGGACACGTTCGTGGCCGGCGCCCGCCCGGCCACCGACGCCGCCCTCGCCTGA
- a CDS encoding NAD(P)/FAD-dependent oxidoreductase: protein MTKPRVVIVGAGFAGYHAAKTLSRLARNKAEIVLLNSTDYFLYLPLLPEVAAGVVEPTRIAVPLTGTLNGVRVVIGEADHVDLQNRWVGFTQPEGDRNRLAYDRLVLAVGSVNKLLPIPGVTEYAHGFRGLPEALYLHDHVVRQIELAEQAEDPAEERARATFVVVGAGYTGTEVAAHGQLFTDALMAQRPRLKTRPRWMLLDIAPRVLPELDKRMSDTAHRVLDRRGVDVRMGTSVAEATPDGVTLTDGEYVPTCTLVWCVGVRPDPFVAELGLRTERGRLVVDEYLTVPGFPEVYACGDAAAVPDPTHPGQMCTMTAQHAQRQGKLAAHNIAASYGQGRRRPYRHHELGWVVDLGGKDAAANPLKVNLAGLPAKAVTRGYHLLAMPGNRARVGADWMLDATLPRPAVQLGLVPANAVPLESSSPEIAVRAR, encoded by the coding sequence ATGACGAAACCTCGTGTGGTGATCGTGGGGGCCGGGTTCGCCGGTTACCACGCGGCGAAGACCTTGAGCCGGCTGGCCCGGAACAAGGCCGAGATCGTGCTGCTGAACTCCACCGACTACTTCCTCTACCTGCCGCTGCTGCCCGAGGTGGCCGCCGGGGTGGTCGAGCCGACCCGGATCGCCGTGCCGCTGACCGGCACGCTGAACGGGGTGCGGGTGGTCATCGGCGAGGCCGACCACGTCGACCTGCAGAACCGGTGGGTCGGGTTCACCCAGCCGGAGGGGGACCGCAACCGGCTGGCGTACGACCGGCTGGTGCTCGCCGTGGGCAGTGTCAACAAGCTGCTGCCCATCCCCGGGGTGACCGAGTACGCGCACGGCTTCCGCGGCCTGCCCGAGGCGCTCTACCTGCACGACCACGTGGTCCGCCAGATCGAACTGGCCGAGCAGGCCGAGGACCCGGCCGAGGAGCGCGCCCGGGCCACCTTCGTGGTGGTCGGCGCCGGCTACACCGGCACCGAGGTGGCCGCGCACGGCCAGCTCTTCACCGACGCGCTGATGGCCCAGCGGCCCCGGCTGAAGACCCGACCGCGGTGGATGCTGCTCGACATCGCCCCCCGCGTGCTGCCCGAGCTGGACAAGCGGATGTCGGACACCGCCCACCGGGTGCTCGACCGGCGGGGCGTGGACGTGCGGATGGGCACCTCGGTGGCCGAGGCGACCCCCGACGGGGTCACGCTCACCGACGGCGAGTACGTGCCCACCTGCACCCTGGTCTGGTGCGTCGGGGTGCGCCCCGACCCGTTCGTGGCCGAGCTGGGCCTGCGCACCGAACGGGGCCGGCTGGTCGTCGACGAGTACCTCACCGTCCCCGGCTTCCCCGAGGTGTACGCCTGCGGCGACGCCGCCGCGGTGCCCGACCCGACCCATCCCGGCCAGATGTGCACGATGACCGCGCAGCACGCCCAGCGCCAGGGCAAGCTGGCCGCGCACAACATCGCCGCCTCGTACGGGCAGGGGCGCCGTCGGCCCTACCGGCACCACGAGCTGGGCTGGGTGGTCGACCTGGGCGGCAAGGACGCGGCGGCGAACCCGCTGAAGGTGAACCTGGCCGGACTGCCCGCCAAGGCGGTCACCCGGGGCTACCACCTGCTGGCCATGCCCGGCAACCGGGCCCGGGTCGGCGCCGACTGGATGCTCGACGCGACGCTGCCCCGGCCGGCGGTGCAGCTCGGCCTGGTCCCGGCGAACGCGGTGCCGCTGGAGAGCTCCTCACCCGAGATCGCCGTCCGGGCCCGCTGA
- a CDS encoding amylo-alpha-1,6-glucosidase gives MTAVRATPVDPTPGLVATAWEGGDQRALPPELGPDSLAVLSGPTFMYADRCGDVPPGSIGGLVHLDTRLVSEWVLTVNGGRLLALRSETVQHYSAQYVLTNPDLPDLPTNSLGVRRLRYVGDGFHERITIAAFRPEPVRFELRLAVAADFADLFEVKSGVRDRSAQITRDHQPDRSELCFSYAADGFAAETRVRSSLPVARIDGDELVWDIELSPRQEWELDLHVPLPPGMGVVEPVRGDIADVIHQRVDDPVRRWTTDRALLTSDNETLTRTVRKSRDDLAALRLELEVKGQRIVLPGAGLPWFLTVFGRDTLITAYQTLGAGPMLAQGALLALARLQGRRCDDFTDEEPGKILHEVRSGELTRTGVKPYAPNYGTADATQLWLILLSEYWRWSRDDETVRLLRDNAIAALHWIDDYGDRDGDGYVEYATRSPEGLGNQCWRDSPDGVCFADGRIPVLPLATSDLQGYTYDAKLRLAELADGPLADPALAERLRADAARLFERFNRDYWIDERGGYYAVALDGDKNRVDAKTSNMGHLLWSGIVPPERAEAVARQLMSDEMFSGWGIRTMSREERLYNALGYHLGTVWPHDNSLAALGLARYGYRDEANRISLALLEAAGHFDYRLPEAISGFPRQRLLFPVPYPTACSPQAWATGTPLALTRAMIGLEPVDGRLTLDPRIPPEVGRIRVDRIRAFDRSWDVEAVGDAGYVRLSG, from the coding sequence ATGACTGCCGTCCGTGCGACGCCCGTGGATCCCACCCCCGGCCTGGTCGCCACCGCCTGGGAGGGCGGTGACCAACGGGCGCTGCCGCCTGAGCTCGGCCCGGACTCGCTCGCCGTGCTCAGTGGCCCGACCTTCATGTACGCCGACCGGTGCGGAGACGTGCCGCCGGGCAGCATCGGCGGCCTGGTGCACCTGGACACCCGGCTGGTCAGTGAGTGGGTGCTGACGGTCAACGGTGGCCGGCTGCTCGCGTTGCGCTCCGAGACGGTCCAGCACTACTCGGCCCAGTACGTGCTCACCAACCCGGACCTGCCCGACCTGCCGACGAACAGCCTGGGCGTGCGCCGGCTGCGCTACGTGGGCGACGGCTTCCACGAACGGATCACCATCGCAGCGTTCCGCCCCGAGCCGGTCCGGTTCGAGCTGCGCCTGGCCGTGGCCGCCGACTTCGCCGACCTGTTCGAGGTGAAGTCGGGGGTGCGGGACCGCTCGGCACAGATCACCCGCGACCACCAACCGGACCGGTCGGAACTCTGCTTCTCGTACGCGGCGGACGGGTTCGCCGCGGAGACCCGGGTGCGCAGCTCGCTGCCGGTCGCCCGGATCGACGGCGACGAGCTGGTCTGGGACATCGAGCTGTCGCCGCGCCAGGAGTGGGAGCTGGACCTGCACGTGCCGCTGCCGCCCGGGATGGGGGTGGTGGAGCCGGTCCGCGGCGACATCGCCGACGTCATCCACCAGCGGGTCGACGACCCGGTGCGCCGCTGGACCACCGACCGGGCATTGCTGACCAGCGACAACGAGACCCTGACGCGGACGGTGCGCAAGTCGCGCGACGACCTCGCCGCGCTGCGGCTCGAACTCGAGGTCAAGGGACAGCGGATCGTGCTGCCCGGCGCCGGTCTGCCCTGGTTCCTCACGGTCTTCGGCCGGGACACCCTGATCACCGCGTACCAGACGCTGGGAGCCGGGCCGATGCTGGCCCAGGGGGCGCTGCTCGCGCTGGCCCGGTTGCAGGGGCGGCGCTGCGACGACTTCACCGACGAGGAGCCCGGCAAGATCTTGCACGAGGTGCGCAGCGGCGAGCTGACCCGCACCGGGGTGAAGCCGTACGCCCCCAACTACGGCACTGCGGACGCCACCCAGCTATGGCTGATCCTGCTGTCGGAGTACTGGCGGTGGAGCCGCGACGACGAGACCGTGCGGTTGCTGCGGGACAACGCGATCGCCGCGCTGCACTGGATCGACGACTACGGCGACCGGGACGGCGACGGCTACGTCGAGTACGCCACCCGCTCGCCGGAAGGGCTCGGCAACCAGTGCTGGCGGGACTCGCCGGACGGGGTCTGCTTCGCCGACGGCCGGATCCCGGTGCTGCCGCTGGCCACCTCCGACCTGCAGGGCTACACCTACGACGCGAAGCTGCGGCTGGCCGAGCTGGCTGACGGGCCGCTCGCCGACCCGGCCCTCGCCGAACGGTTGCGCGCCGACGCGGCCCGGCTGTTCGAGCGGTTCAACCGGGACTACTGGATCGACGAGCGGGGCGGCTACTACGCGGTCGCCCTGGACGGCGACAAGAACCGGGTCGACGCGAAGACGTCCAACATGGGGCACCTGCTGTGGAGCGGCATCGTGCCGCCGGAGCGGGCGGAGGCGGTGGCGCGGCAGTTGATGTCGGACGAGATGTTCTCCGGCTGGGGCATCCGGACCATGTCCAGGGAGGAGCGGCTCTACAACGCGCTCGGCTACCACCTGGGCACCGTCTGGCCGCACGACAACTCGCTGGCCGCGCTCGGCCTGGCCCGCTACGGCTACCGGGACGAGGCGAACCGGATCAGCCTGGCGCTGCTGGAGGCCGCCGGGCACTTCGACTACCGGCTGCCCGAGGCGATCAGCGGGTTTCCCCGGCAGCGGCTGCTCTTTCCGGTGCCGTACCCGACGGCCTGCAGCCCGCAGGCGTGGGCGACCGGCACCCCGCTCGCGCTGACCCGGGCCATGATCGGCCTGGAGCCGGTGGACGGCCGGCTGACCCTCGACCCGCGCATCCCGCCCGAGGTCGGCCGGATCAGGGTGGACCGGATCCGGGCCTTCGACCGTTCCTGGGACGTGGAGGCGGTGGGTGACGCCGGGTACGTCCGGCTTTCCGGCTGA
- a CDS encoding M28 family metallopeptidase: MGSHDTAGDRPTRSTRRTFLSASAAATAATVAVPLLAEPAAAHDGPPAGPGRPVRPQSPDRDLRDLLRQVDQRRIEAIVRRLAAFGTRHTLSSQDDPDRGIGAARDWIYDRMSEYAAASGGRMTVELQSYVQQPASRIPVPTTITNVVATLRGETSPNRTYVITGHYDSRASDVMDAVSDAPGADDDASGVAVVMELARLMATRRTAATIVFAAVAGEEQGLYGSAYLAGQLKAAGADVQGMFSNDIVGSSTADDGTRDPHTVRLFAEGVPTAETPAEAATRQSVGGENDSPSRQLARFVVDTAENSATGMRVRVIYRRDRYLRGSDHISFLREGWPAGRFTEPNEDFAHQHQDVRSVDGRQFGDLPEFCDFAYVTRVARVNGAALWSLARAPGTPKGAVIVTSNLTNDTTLRWQRGDEPDLAGYEVLWRETTAAEWQRVIPVGDVTEVTIDLSKDNVFFGVRAVGRDAHRSPVAFPRPGS; the protein is encoded by the coding sequence ATGGGATCCCACGACACCGCCGGCGACCGACCCACGAGGTCCACCCGGCGTACCTTCCTGTCCGCGTCCGCCGCCGCCACCGCCGCCACCGTCGCCGTGCCCCTGCTGGCCGAGCCCGCCGCCGCGCACGACGGCCCGCCAGCCGGGCCGGGTCGTCCGGTGCGCCCGCAGTCCCCCGACCGGGACCTGCGGGACCTGCTCCGGCAGGTCGACCAGCGGCGGATCGAGGCCATCGTCCGCCGGTTGGCGGCCTTCGGCACCCGGCACACCCTCTCCAGCCAGGACGACCCGGACCGCGGCATCGGCGCCGCCCGCGACTGGATCTACGACCGGATGAGCGAGTACGCCGCCGCCTCCGGCGGCCGGATGACCGTCGAACTCCAGTCGTACGTGCAGCAGCCGGCCTCCCGGATCCCGGTGCCCACGACGATCACCAACGTGGTGGCGACGCTGCGCGGGGAGACGTCGCCGAACCGGACGTACGTGATCACCGGGCACTACGACTCCCGGGCCAGCGACGTGATGGACGCGGTCAGCGACGCCCCGGGCGCCGACGACGACGCGTCCGGGGTGGCCGTGGTGATGGAGCTGGCCCGGCTGATGGCCACCCGGCGCACCGCCGCCACCATCGTCTTCGCGGCGGTGGCCGGCGAGGAGCAGGGCCTGTACGGCTCGGCGTACCTGGCCGGGCAGTTGAAGGCCGCCGGGGCGGACGTGCAGGGCATGTTCAGCAACGACATCGTGGGCAGCAGCACCGCCGACGACGGCACCCGCGACCCGCACACCGTGCGGCTCTTCGCCGAGGGGGTACCGACCGCCGAGACGCCGGCCGAGGCGGCCACCCGGCAGTCCGTCGGCGGCGAGAACGACTCGCCGTCGCGGCAGCTGGCCCGGTTCGTGGTCGACACCGCCGAGAACTCCGCCACCGGCATGCGGGTCCGGGTGATCTACCGGCGGGACCGCTACCTGCGCGGCAGCGACCACATCTCGTTCCTGCGCGAGGGCTGGCCGGCGGGCCGGTTCACCGAGCCGAACGAGGACTTCGCCCACCAGCACCAGGACGTCCGGTCGGTGGACGGCAGGCAGTTCGGCGACCTGCCGGAGTTCTGCGACTTCGCGTACGTCACCCGGGTGGCCCGGGTCAACGGCGCCGCGCTCTGGTCGCTGGCCCGCGCCCCCGGCACCCCGAAGGGCGCGGTGATCGTCACCAGCAACCTCACCAACGACACCACCCTGCGCTGGCAGCGCGGCGACGAGCCGGACCTGGCCGGCTACGAGGTGCTGTGGCGGGAGACCACCGCGGCGGAGTGGCAGCGGGTGATCCCGGTCGGCGACGTCACCGAGGTGACCATCGACCTGTCCAAGGACAACGTCTTCTTCGGCGTGCGGGCGGTGGGCCGGGACGCGCACCGCAGCCCGGTGGCGTTCCCCCGGCCGGGCAGCTGA
- a CDS encoding sulfite oxidase-like oxidoreductase: MGIVSPGFQGRPRSAEPALPPGQYLTQDFPVLSAGPTPKVPLDTWEFVITAETGAEYRWSWDELMALPQETPTVDIHCVTRWSKRDTTWQGVSLDTLLDGVDTGAHYVQAHSYGGYTTNLPLDDLRGGRAWVAHTFEGAPLPAEHGGPARLLVPHLYFWKSAKWVRGIRLTPTDEPGFWETAGYHDYGDPWREQRYQGD, encoded by the coding sequence GTGGGAATCGTTTCACCAGGCTTCCAGGGCCGGCCCCGCTCCGCGGAGCCGGCCCTTCCGCCGGGGCAGTACCTGACCCAGGACTTCCCGGTGCTCTCCGCGGGCCCGACCCCGAAGGTGCCGCTGGACACCTGGGAGTTCGTCATCACCGCCGAAACCGGCGCCGAGTACCGGTGGAGCTGGGACGAGCTGATGGCGTTGCCCCAGGAGACGCCGACGGTGGACATCCATTGCGTGACCCGCTGGTCCAAGCGGGACACCACCTGGCAGGGCGTCTCGCTGGACACGCTGCTCGACGGCGTCGACACCGGTGCGCACTACGTGCAGGCCCACTCGTACGGCGGCTACACCACCAACCTCCCGCTGGACGACCTGCGCGGCGGGCGGGCCTGGGTGGCGCACACCTTCGAGGGCGCCCCGCTGCCCGCCGAGCACGGCGGCCCGGCCCGGCTGCTGGTGCCGCACCTGTACTTCTGGAAGTCGGCCAAGTGGGTGCGCGGCATCCGGCTGACCCCCACCGACGAGCCCGGATTCTGGGAGACCGCCGGCTACCACGACTACGGGGACCCGTGGCGTGAGCAGCGGTACCAGGGCGATTGA
- a CDS encoding TerC family protein: MSGSSYLAAAEIQSVGTPGLWGITIVGVLALLVLDFLVTRRPHEVSLREALGWSAFYIALPLAFGVWVWSRYGSKQGIDYLTGYLVEKSLSVDNLFVFMLLLAAFAVPAVLAQRVLLYGIAGALVLRAVFIALGAAALQTLDFAFLLFAAILIVTAIKLLRDALSGHQQEVDINKMRSVRVLRRFMPVTDDYHGTRMIIREHGRRTLTPLALVVVAVLATDVVFAVDSVPAVYGITEDPYLVFATNAFALLGLRALYFVLHAALSRLIHLTYGLAVILAFIGVKLALHWAHGIWKGVPEIPTLASLGVIIAVLVVVTITSLRATRTTVGGEREVVAERR, translated from the coding sequence ATGTCCGGTTCGTCATACCTTGCCGCGGCCGAGATCCAGTCGGTCGGCACCCCCGGCCTGTGGGGGATCACGATCGTCGGCGTGCTCGCGCTGCTGGTGCTCGACTTCCTGGTCACCCGCCGCCCGCACGAGGTGTCGCTGCGCGAGGCGCTGGGCTGGTCCGCCTTCTACATCGCCCTGCCGCTCGCCTTCGGCGTCTGGGTCTGGTCCCGGTACGGCTCCAAGCAGGGCATCGACTACCTCACCGGTTACCTGGTGGAGAAGTCGCTCTCGGTCGACAACCTCTTCGTCTTCATGCTGCTGCTGGCCGCGTTCGCGGTGCCCGCCGTCCTCGCCCAGCGGGTCCTGCTCTACGGCATCGCCGGCGCGCTGGTGCTCCGGGCGGTCTTCATCGCGCTCGGCGCCGCCGCCCTGCAGACCCTCGACTTCGCCTTCCTGCTCTTCGCCGCCATCCTGATCGTCACCGCGATCAAGCTGCTGCGCGACGCCCTCTCCGGGCACCAGCAGGAGGTGGACATCAACAAGATGCGATCGGTGCGGGTGCTGCGGCGGTTCATGCCGGTGACCGACGACTACCACGGCACCCGGATGATCATCCGGGAGCACGGCCGGCGGACGCTGACCCCGCTCGCCCTCGTGGTGGTCGCGGTGCTCGCCACCGACGTGGTCTTCGCGGTCGACTCGGTGCCGGCGGTCTACGGCATCACCGAGGACCCGTACCTGGTCTTCGCGACCAACGCGTTCGCCCTGCTCGGCCTGCGGGCGCTCTACTTCGTGCTGCACGCCGCGCTGAGCCGGCTGATCCACCTCACCTACGGCCTCGCCGTCATCCTGGCCTTCATCGGCGTGAAGCTCGCGCTGCACTGGGCGCACGGCATCTGGAAGGGCGTGCCGGAGATCCCCACCCTGGCCTCGCTCGGCGTGATCATCGCGGTGCTGGTGGTCGTCACCATCACCAGCCTGCGCGCCACCCGCACCACCGTCGGCGGCGAGCGGGAGGTCGTCGCGGAGCGGCGCTGA
- a CDS encoding glycosyltransferase family 9 protein → MPDRGPDILVVDLLGGIGDLLILLPAVHGLGRRHPGARIRVLTHEPGAELVRADPAVTEVRTPRHGRPGAERDAVVEALAARRPDLAVSTTRYDGIPELLSAVATRAVTDLWRRPPPDQPVGARYLEILHAEGLLDAADRAARPRVHVPPYARAAGERVVNWLVGDPPAPPVVLVTDAGMAVKRWPDPHWRRLAGELARRGHPVLTVGPVPAEDPLGVPLPRADLPTLAGQFAAVARRGGVVVGPDTGPVRLAAAAGAATVALFGPTDARRYGIGGADLQGLPGCGYRRPTAITEQPCWWAARCPLDPAGPACMAALDVDRVLAAVVAR, encoded by the coding sequence CCGGCGGTGCACGGCCTGGGCCGCCGCCACCCGGGCGCCCGGATCCGGGTGCTCACCCACGAGCCGGGCGCGGAACTGGTGCGCGCCGACCCGGCCGTCACCGAGGTGCGCACCCCGCGGCACGGCCGGCCCGGGGCGGAGCGGGACGCGGTGGTCGAGGCGCTCGCCGCGCGCCGCCCGGATCTGGCGGTCAGCACCACCCGCTACGACGGCATCCCGGAGCTGCTGTCGGCGGTGGCCACCCGGGCGGTGACCGACCTGTGGCGCCGGCCCCCGCCGGACCAGCCGGTCGGCGCCCGCTACCTGGAGATCCTGCACGCCGAAGGGCTGCTGGACGCCGCGGACCGGGCCGCCCGCCCCCGGGTGCACGTCCCGCCGTACGCCCGGGCCGCCGGGGAGCGGGTGGTCAACTGGCTGGTCGGTGACCCGCCCGCGCCGCCGGTGGTGCTGGTCACCGACGCGGGCATGGCGGTGAAGCGCTGGCCGGACCCGCACTGGCGGCGGCTGGCCGGCGAACTGGCCCGACGTGGGCACCCGGTGCTGACCGTCGGCCCGGTGCCCGCCGAGGACCCGCTCGGGGTTCCGTTGCCCCGCGCCGACCTGCCCACCCTGGCCGGGCAGTTCGCCGCGGTCGCGCGTCGGGGCGGGGTGGTGGTCGGTCCGGACACCGGCCCGGTACGGCTCGCCGCGGCCGCCGGGGCGGCCACGGTCGCCCTCTTCGGTCCCACCGACGCCCGGCGGTACGGCATCGGCGGGGCCGACCTGCAGGGGCTGCCCGGGTGCGGGTACCGCCGGCCCACCGCGATCACCGAACAGCCCTGCTGGTGGGCGGCGCGCTGCCCGCTGGACCCGGCCGGCCCGGCCTGCATGGCCGCGCTGGATGTCGACCGCGTCCTCGCCGCGGTCGTCGCCCGCTGA
- a CDS encoding GNAT family N-acetyltransferase has product MRYLRTAGPAGIRRPRPADEAEFIAAARRSRELHHPWLVAPADPAAYAAYLAKIRRRDHSGYLICDRASGEIAGYVNISGILLGALRGGYLGYAAFLPYSGTGHASTGIGLVIEHAFTVLGLHRLEANIQPGNEPSRRVARKLGFRLEGYSPEYLFIDGAWRDHERWAITAPAAGQAGAGRPRATGTG; this is encoded by the coding sequence GTGAGATATCTGCGCACCGCCGGTCCGGCCGGCATCCGCCGCCCCCGACCGGCCGACGAGGCCGAGTTCATCGCGGCCGCCCGGCGCAGCCGCGAGCTGCACCACCCCTGGCTCGTCGCCCCCGCCGACCCGGCGGCGTACGCCGCGTACCTGGCCAAGATCCGCCGGCGGGACCACTCCGGCTACCTGATCTGCGACCGGGCCAGCGGGGAGATCGCCGGGTACGTGAACATCAGCGGGATCCTGCTCGGCGCGCTGCGCGGCGGCTACCTCGGCTACGCCGCCTTCCTGCCGTACAGCGGCACCGGACACGCCTCGACCGGCATCGGCCTGGTGATCGAGCACGCCTTTACCGTGCTGGGCCTGCACCGGCTGGAGGCGAACATCCAGCCGGGCAACGAGCCGTCCCGCAGGGTGGCCCGCAAGCTGGGCTTCCGGCTGGAGGGGTACTCGCCGGAGTACCTCTTCATCGACGGGGCCTGGCGGGACCACGAGCGCTGGGCGATCACCGCTCCGGCGGCCGGGCAGGCCGGTGCCGGCCGCCCGCGGGCGACCGGCACCGGATGA
- a CDS encoding DUF6510 family protein: MTDMSYLDGNMLDGPLRELFAVDLSTASGRCENCGMLGPMAGLRVYSHAPGLVGRCPNCSGVMLRLVRSPDRAWLDLRGSTYLQVPMPLDQPHPGPL, from the coding sequence ATGACGGACATGTCCTACCTGGACGGCAACATGCTCGACGGCCCGCTCCGTGAGCTGTTCGCCGTCGACCTGAGCACCGCCAGCGGCCGGTGCGAGAACTGCGGCATGCTCGGCCCGATGGCCGGCCTGCGGGTCTACTCGCACGCCCCCGGCCTGGTCGGGCGCTGCCCGAACTGTTCCGGGGTGATGCTGCGCCTGGTCCGCTCGCCCGACCGGGCCTGGCTGGACCTGCGCGGCAGCACCTACCTCCAGGTGCCGATGCCGCTGGACCAGCCGCACCCCGGTCCGCTCTGA
- a CDS encoding ferredoxin reductase — translation MTAPLRWRVARLVERRVETPSAQTLVLEVPDWPGHLPGQHVDLRLTAEDGYQAARSYSVAGPVADGPGGPRIEVTVQRVPDGEVSPYLIDTYAEGDPVEVRGPVGGWFVWRSAETAPVLLIGGGSGVVPLMAMIRARRAAGSRAPFRLLYSVRTPEDVIYADELRRRARDDFGLDVAYVYTRQAPPGWRGEPHRIGLADVNSHGWPPDLEPLCYVCGPTGFVETVADLLVGLGHQSRRVKTERFGPTG, via the coding sequence TTGACCGCGCCGCTGCGCTGGCGGGTGGCCCGGCTCGTGGAGCGCCGGGTCGAGACGCCGAGCGCGCAGACCCTGGTGCTGGAGGTGCCCGACTGGCCGGGGCACCTGCCCGGGCAGCACGTCGACCTGCGGCTCACCGCCGAGGACGGCTACCAGGCGGCGCGGTCGTACTCGGTGGCCGGGCCGGTGGCCGACGGGCCCGGCGGGCCGCGGATCGAGGTGACCGTCCAGCGGGTGCCGGACGGCGAGGTGTCGCCGTACCTGATCGACACGTACGCCGAGGGTGACCCGGTCGAGGTACGCGGCCCGGTCGGCGGCTGGTTCGTCTGGCGGTCGGCGGAGACCGCGCCGGTGCTGCTGATCGGCGGCGGCTCGGGCGTGGTGCCGCTGATGGCGATGATCCGGGCCCGCCGGGCGGCCGGCAGCCGGGCGCCGTTCCGGCTGCTCTACTCGGTGCGCACCCCCGAGGATGTGATCTACGCCGACGAGTTGCGTCGCCGGGCCCGGGACGACTTCGGCCTCGACGTGGCGTACGTCTACACCCGGCAGGCGCCGCCGGGGTGGCGGGGCGAGCCGCACCGGATCGGGCTGGCCGACGTCAACAGCCACGGCTGGCCGCCGGACCTGGAGCCGCTCTGCTACGTCTGCGGCCCGACCGGGTTCGTGGAGACGGTGGCGGACCTGCTGGTCGGGCTGGGGCACCAGAGCCGGCGGGTGAAGACCGAACGGTTCGGCCCCACCGGCTGA